The window CACTTTATCCGGATTATCATGGCAAAGCTTGATCAGCTCTTGAATTTTGACTTCTGTATCATCCTCTAATTCTAGGCAACGAGTTGGATGAAAACCGGCAGTGGAATAAAGTAACGGATCTGTTCGAGCTAATTCTAATGCTTTTCGgctttcattcaatgtacCACCAGTTATCATAAtctattgataaattttgttgGATTAGTTAACAGTTTATATTGACGTCATTATCAAAATAGCCAATGAATACCTTTTCAAGGCCAATTTCCTTCGATCGTTCTATAACATTTTTAATATCAGCTACATGATGATTACGGTTGTAGTAAACACCTTGATACATAGCATCTagaaaaatgaagatgagAAATTACTAATTAATGTACAATTAatccattaaaaaaaaaatttcatctaaAACAAACCAGTAAGATTTGCACcaatatcaataaatttttttctggacattttgaaaaattaacgTCTCGTATCAACTCTTATTGGCCACGATCATGtgtaaaatttaaaaactaAACTAGTGTCAtctatcaataaaaatttgactTTTAAGAAGCCGCATGTATTAATTCAATGAgctattttgttgattattataataactcaaaaaaaatcatcaaattactAGTCTCCAAACTTTTTCTGTGTATTTACTCGCCATTCACTCAAAATAGCAAGCAAGCGATATTAgcacatacaaaaaaaaatttcacgaatttattgaattaaaaaaactgCTTTGTagttatcaaaaaaaaaaattcatatccaAATAACGATGGGTGTTGAAGTACAAACAATTTCACCAGGAAATGGTTCGACATTTCCAAAAACTGGCCAAaccgttgttgttcattataCCGGTATGCATTGATCAAACAAGATcctatcattgaattttctaaaaatttgttttaaattcaaGGAACATTGGATGATGGCAACAAATTTGATTCGTCTAGGGACCGCGGTCGTCCATTTAAATTCCGTATTGGCCGTGGTGAAGTGATTAAAGGCTGGGATGTTGGTGTCGCTCAGGTTAGTCGAGTttaatttagattttttttcactaactAAAATAATCATCCCAATATACTAAGATGAGCGTCGGTCAGAGAGCTAAATTGATCTGTTCACCTGATTTTGCATACGGCAA of the Dermatophagoides farinae isolate YC_2012a chromosome 1, ASM2471394v1, whole genome shotgun sequence genome contains:
- the Fkbp12 gene encoding peptidyl-prolyl cis-trans isomerase Fkbp12 — its product is MGVEVQTISPGNGSTFPKTGQTVVVHYTGTLDDGNKFDSSRDRGRPFKFRIGRGEVIKGWDVGVAQMSVGQRAKLICSPDFAYGNRGHPGIIPPNATLTFDVELLALE